A single window of Channa argus isolate prfri chromosome 2, Channa argus male v1.0, whole genome shotgun sequence DNA harbors:
- the zgc:165481 gene encoding E3 ubiquitin-protein ligase RNF182, whose amino-acid sequence MKDSTAEITVEEVESQTLGQEHDSKMSGLQAALEEKDGLPPEELECKICYQRYNAHNRKPKILDCLHRVCARCLIKILDISDDTGCICCPFCRHQTEITEYEVSGLPDDANIMSHLATRDKSWSSDQNREVVLTPKSFSSSSPSHNSSNCLVITIMEVQRDSQHSPSHNSSSDIYDEQSLDSVSIGSNGPVDQDAFSKFCNHVPRILVWLLGFLYFGSLPLGIYLLVIQRVTLGIVSVSLVPSSLTVCLVYGFCQCLCQGMCDCFSRG is encoded by the coding sequence AACATGACTCGAAGATGAGTGGTCTGCAGGCTGCGTTAGAGGAGAAGGATGGTCTTCCACCAGAGGAATTGGAATGCAAAATCTGTTACCAGCGTTACAATGCCCACAACCGTAAGCCTAAGATCCTGGACTGCCTGCACCGGGTCTGTGCCCGCTGCCTCATTAAGATCTTGGACATTTCGGACGACACAGGCTGCATTTGCTGCCCCTTTTGCAGACACCAAACTGAGATCACAGAGTATGAGGTGTCAGGGCTGCCCGACGATGCTAACATCATGTCCCACTTAGCAACACGGGACAAATCCTGGAGCTCGGACCAAAACAGGGAGGTGGTCTTGACTCCAAAAAGTTTCTCTTCCTCCAGCCCATCTCACAACTCCTCCAACTGCCTGGTCATCACCATTATGGAAGTGCAGAGGGACTCACAACACTCCCCAAGCCACAACAGTAGCTCTGACATTTACGATGAGCAGAGCTTGGACTCAGTATCAATAGGCTCAAACGGACCAGTTGATCAAGACGCCTTTTCAAAGTTCTGTAATCATGTACCACGCATCTTGGTCTGGCTGCTGGGTTTCTTATACTTTGGCTCACTGCCTCTAGGAATCTATTTGTTGGTCATCCAGAGGGTGACTCTTGGCATTGTATCTGTTAGTTTGGTTCCATCAAGCCTGACAGTTTGCCTCGTCTATGGATTCTGCCAGTGTCTCTGTCAGGGTATGTGTGACTGCTTCTCCAGGGGCTGA
- the cep89 gene encoding centrosomal protein of 89 kDa isoform X2, with translation MLKFSFRREKDKEFKHIAHGLIPAASIAPKPAVPRTPPPRSPNPSPERPRSALAAAVLSSSLTGQTWAIPRTRPRSFSESIQTESFISEPNISTALYNRDRWSEVLASRPRLSSPDHSDEEWEDQEEENEVQNEDDRDEHVYQTLDRGDKCSVEAPVYALPLNLKTRTPPPTHMSDTVVPSADFTEETIVQFPEASCDFSKKKSSVRMSSGSQKEDLQSMLTTDYPNNSSQTKNLKHPTGLSSELSKTYSELQREEVHTLPEKNTWMAHEQNILEERLQRLEQEISRSQTSSKLRLSAGSQAELQNLRQHAQELVDENDALRLTVHRLNVELSRYQTLFRPLSKQESSKISGLPKTGSPPPWLLDIKYLSPLLLAYEDRMNEKDALLQTTEEQVKRLRIHVEEVIKENERLHNEIAKIGGVNQKDCHQLQQQAFLVLQENQVLIDQLESQQIKVKANHSRHYSEVSKVTKQLMLLEVEKQSLQEDLEESRREVQKNMREVQVLQGRLKDAITWDEHCSIAGKLRKQLEQQESRNKSEVDELLRRVSTLEEQNRSLGLDKANLTADVKTLEAEIKLTRQAKRKAEKMISILKQQKEDCVLKEEKTRHYLGALISVAGNISQERDQLLHMASILQQEKQRFIGKILNGTIRFGKLEEEVKVYRRQASTRLAALEEAAEGKTASYQKEILHLQRLLKERQEAEERLLQSKRRDADGS, from the exons ATGTTAAAATTCAGCTTcaggagggagaaagacaaggaATTT aaACATATAGCTCATGGTTTGATCCCGGCTGCCTCCATTGCTCCTAAGCCTGCTGTGCCTCGTACCCCACCGCCCCGCAGCCCAAACCCCTCACCCGAGAGACCCAG GTCAGCCTTAGCTGCAGCCGTCTTGTCTTCTTCGCTCACTGGACAGACATGGGCCATCCCTCGTACCCGACCAAGGTCTTTTTCTGAGAGTATCCAGACAGAATCCTTCATATCTGAGCCAAACATCAGTACAGCACTTTACAACAG AGATAGATGGTCAGAAGTTTTGGCTAGCCGGCCCCGTCTATCGTCCCCTGATCACTCAGACGAGGAATGGGAAGACCAGGAAGAAGAGAATGAAGTACAAAATGAAGATGACAGGGACGAGCATGTCTACCAAACTCTGGACCGTGGAGATAAATGTTCAGTCGAAGCACCTGTCTATGCTCTGCCACTAAATTTGAAG aCCAGAACGCCACCACCGACTCATATGTCTGACACAGTAGTGCCTTCTGCAG ATTTCACTGAGGAAACCATTGTTCAGTTTCCTGAAGCTAGCTGCGATTTCTCCAAGAAGAAATCCTCTGTGAGGATGAGCTCTGGCAGTCAGAAGGAAGACTTGCAAT CCATGTTGACCACTGACTACCCCAACAATTCCAGCCAAACCAAAAACCTTAAACATCCCACTGGGCTGTCTTCAGAGCTCAGTAAGACCTACAGTGAGCTGCAGAGAGAGGAAGTACACACACTGccagagaaaaacacatggaTGGCACATGAACAAAACATTCTAGAGGAGAGACTGCAGCGCCTGGAACAGGAGATCAGTCGCAGCCAAACCTCCTCAAAACTGAGGTTATCCGCAG GAAGCCAAGCTGAACTACAAAATTTGAGACAACATGCTCAGGAGCTGGTGGATGAAAATGATGCCCTCAGATTGACAGTTCACCGTCTGAATGTGGAGCTGAGCCGCTACCAAACTCTTTTTAGACCCTTGTCTAAACAGGAG AGCTCCAAAATCAGTGGCTTGCCAAAGACAGGGTCTCCTCCTCCCTGGCTG CTTGACATAAAGTATTTATCACCTCTGCTGCTGGCCTATGAAGACAGAATGAATGAGAAGGATGCACTGCTGCAAACCACAGAG gagcAGGTGAAGAGGTTGCGTATTCATGTGGAGGAGGTGATCAAAGAAAATGAGAGACTCCATAATGAAATTGCCAAAATTGGAGGTGTCAACCAAAAAGACTG TCATCAGCTACAACAACAGGCCTTTCTGGTGTTGCAGGAGAACCAGGTCCTGATTGATCAACTTGAGAGTCAGCAAATTAAGGTCAAGGCCAACCACAGCAGGCACTATTCTGAAG TATCCAAGGTAACTAAGCAGCTGATGTTGTTGGAGGTGGAAAAGCAGAGCTTGCAGGAGGACCTGGAAGAAAGCAGGAGGGAGGTGCAGAAAAATATGAGGGAGGTTCAAGTTCTGCAAGGCCGCCTGAAGGATGCTATCACCTGGGACGAACATTGCAGCATTGCTGGAAAACTCAGAAA GCAACTGGAGCAGCAGGAGAGCCGGAATAAAAGTGAGGTGGACGAGCTCCTTCGTAGAGTGTCCACCCTGGAAGAGCAGAATAGAAGCctcggtttggacaaagccaaCCTTACTGCTGATGTAAAGACATTGGAAGCTGAGATTAAGCTCACCAGACAAGCCAAAAG GAAGGCTGAGAAGATGATCAGTATATTGAAGCAGCAGAAGGAAGATTGTGTattgaaagaggaaaagactAGGCATTACCTGGGAGCTCTCATTTCTGTGGCTGGAAACATTTCCCAGGAGAGAGACCAACTATTACACATG GCTTCGATTCTTCAGCAAGAAAAGCAAAGATTCATCGGCAAGATTCTGAATGGCACCATTCGATTTGGAAAACTAGAGGAAGAAGTCAAA